In Paraburkholderia phenazinium, one DNA window encodes the following:
- a CDS encoding Fis family transcriptional regulator, whose amino-acid sequence MSKNNIEQSVRDSLGMYFQDLDGSNPHDVYDMVISCVEKPLLEVVLEQAGGNQSLAAEYLGINRNTLRKKLQQHGLL is encoded by the coding sequence ATGAGCAAGAACAATATCGAACAATCCGTCCGCGACAGCCTGGGCATGTACTTCCAGGACCTCGACGGCTCCAATCCGCATGACGTCTACGACATGGTTATTTCGTGTGTCGAAAAGCCGTTGCTCGAGGTGGTGCTCGAGCAGGCCGGCGGCAATCAGTCGCTGGCCGCCGAGTATCTCGGCATCAACCGCAATACGCTGCGCAAGAAGCTGCAACAGCACGGTTTGCTGTAG
- a CDS encoding glutathione S-transferase C-terminal domain-containing protein: MMKLIGSLGSPFVRKARIVFAEKRIDYKLVLENVWAPDTTIHTFNPLGKVPCLVMEDGEAVFDSRVICEYVDTLSPVGKLIPPSGRERVEVRCWEALADGVLDAAVLIRLEGMLRPAEQRSDGWLARQQRKIDDGLVAMSQGLGGKPWCAGNRYTLADIALGCALGYLDFRTPGLNWRESYPNLDKHFQKLSQRQPFIDTFPAD, translated from the coding sequence ATGATGAAACTCATCGGTTCGCTCGGCAGTCCGTTTGTCCGCAAGGCGCGGATCGTCTTTGCCGAGAAGAGGATCGACTACAAGCTGGTGCTCGAAAACGTCTGGGCGCCGGACACCACCATCCATACCTTCAACCCGCTCGGCAAGGTGCCGTGTCTCGTGATGGAGGACGGCGAGGCGGTGTTCGACTCGCGTGTCATCTGCGAATACGTCGATACGCTGTCGCCGGTCGGCAAGCTGATTCCGCCGTCGGGGCGCGAGCGCGTCGAGGTGCGCTGCTGGGAAGCGCTCGCCGACGGGGTTCTGGATGCGGCGGTGCTGATCCGCCTGGAAGGCATGCTGCGCCCGGCCGAACAGCGCTCGGACGGCTGGCTGGCGCGCCAGCAACGCAAGATCGACGATGGCCTCGTGGCAATGTCGCAGGGGCTCGGCGGCAAACCGTGGTGCGCGGGCAATCGCTACACGCTCGCGGATATCGCCCTGGGCTGCGCGCTCGGCTACCTGGATTTCCGCACGCCGGGTCTGAACTGGCGCGAGTCGTATCCGAATCTCGACAAGCACTTCCAGAAGCTGTCGCAGCGGCAGCCGTTCATCGATACTTTCCCGGCGGACTGA
- a CDS encoding UbiH/UbiF/VisC/COQ6 family ubiquinone biosynthesis hydroxylase → MNDVSQPAGVPQPGSPDTPEVPFDFDVAIVGAGPVGLALAGWLARRSATQALSIALIDARKPEDALGDPRAIAVSQGSRMILEPLRWPADATAIHRIHVSQRGHFGRTLIDHTEHGLPALGYVLRYGSIVQALAEAVRPTAVHWLQSTSAQAPVQEHDGVTLPVESAQGPRNLRTRILVNAEGGLFQEQQKKSGSAGGTRDYGQTALVGTVSVAAPRPHVAWERFTDQGPIALLPTGGARDADYALVWCCSPDEAARRAQLPDDAFLRELGTAFGDRMGRFTQIKGRAAFPLGLNALDTLVKGRVVAIGNAAQTLHPVAGQGLNLGLRDAHALADALSQHGATPLALAAFAQRRSLDRRLTIRSTDTLARLFTVDFPALAALRGLALTALEFVPPVKTALARQMMFGQRR, encoded by the coding sequence ATGAACGACGTTTCTCAACCGGCCGGTGTGCCGCAGCCAGGCTCACCTGATACGCCCGAGGTGCCGTTCGACTTCGACGTGGCGATTGTCGGCGCCGGGCCGGTCGGGCTGGCGCTGGCCGGTTGGCTCGCGCGCCGCAGCGCGACCCAGGCGCTGTCGATTGCGCTGATCGACGCGCGCAAGCCTGAAGACGCGCTCGGCGATCCGCGGGCGATTGCCGTCTCGCAAGGCAGCCGCATGATTCTGGAGCCGCTGCGCTGGCCGGCGGACGCCACGGCGATTCACCGCATCCACGTGTCGCAGCGCGGGCACTTCGGCCGCACGCTGATCGATCACACCGAGCACGGCCTGCCCGCGCTCGGCTATGTGCTGCGCTACGGTTCGATCGTGCAGGCGCTCGCCGAGGCCGTACGGCCGACCGCCGTGCACTGGCTGCAGTCCACCTCGGCGCAAGCGCCGGTTCAGGAACACGACGGCGTGACGTTGCCGGTCGAATCCGCGCAAGGCCCGCGCAACCTGCGCACGCGTATTCTGGTGAACGCCGAAGGCGGCTTGTTCCAGGAGCAGCAGAAGAAAAGCGGCAGCGCCGGCGGCACGCGGGATTATGGGCAAACCGCCCTGGTCGGCACGGTCAGCGTGGCGGCGCCGCGTCCGCATGTCGCGTGGGAACGTTTCACGGACCAAGGGCCGATTGCGCTCTTGCCCACGGGCGGCGCGCGTGACGCCGACTACGCGCTGGTCTGGTGCTGCTCGCCGGACGAAGCGGCACGCCGGGCTCAACTACCGGACGACGCGTTCCTGCGCGAACTCGGTACGGCTTTTGGCGACCGGATGGGCCGCTTCACGCAGATCAAGGGCCGCGCGGCGTTCCCGCTCGGCCTTAACGCGCTCGATACGCTCGTCAAGGGACGGGTCGTCGCAATCGGCAATGCGGCGCAGACATTGCATCCGGTGGCGGGCCAAGGGTTGAATCTGGGACTGCGCGACGCGCATGCGCTCGCCGACGCGCTCTCGCAGCACGGCGCGACGCCGCTCGCGCTGGCCGCGTTCGCACAGCGCCGTTCGCTCGACCGGCGCCTGACGATCCGCTCAACCGACACGCTCGCCCGTCTCTTCACGGTGGACTTCCCCGCGCTCGCTGCGCTGCGCGGACTCGCGCTGACCGCGCTCGAATTCGTGCCGCCGGTCAAAACCGCGCTGGCCCGGCAGATGATGTTCGGGCAACGTCGCTAG
- the dusB gene encoding tRNA dihydrouridine synthase DusB, translating to MPTLGSHNLRNNLFVAPMAGVTDRPFRQLCKRLGAGYAVSEMVASNAQLWKSEKTMRRANHAGEVEPIAVQIAGADPAMMAEAARYNVANGAQIIDINMGCPAKKVCNVAAGSALLQNEPLVQRIVEAVVGAVGVGPDAVPVTLKIRTGWNRDNKNALSVAHLAEDAGISMLTVHGRTRADLYHGDAEYETIAAVKAAVRIPVVANGDITTPQKAREVLAATGADAIMIGRAAQGRPWLFREIEHFLQTGELLPPPRIDEIQQVMNEHLEDHYAFYGEFTGVRTARKHIGWYTRGLSGANVFRHRMNTLDTTREQLLAVNEFFDAQKALSDRLVYVEEDVNPNGEPDHSDRLAA from the coding sequence ATGCCCACTCTCGGCTCCCACAATCTGCGCAACAACCTGTTCGTCGCCCCCATGGCGGGCGTGACCGACCGGCCGTTCCGCCAGCTCTGCAAGCGGCTGGGCGCGGGCTATGCCGTGTCGGAAATGGTCGCGTCGAACGCGCAGTTGTGGAAAAGCGAGAAGACCATGCGCCGCGCCAATCACGCGGGCGAGGTCGAGCCGATTGCCGTGCAGATCGCCGGCGCCGATCCGGCCATGATGGCCGAGGCGGCCCGCTACAACGTCGCCAACGGCGCGCAGATCATCGACATCAACATGGGCTGTCCCGCCAAGAAGGTGTGCAATGTGGCCGCCGGCTCCGCGCTGCTGCAGAACGAGCCGCTGGTGCAGCGAATCGTCGAGGCGGTGGTGGGCGCAGTGGGCGTGGGGCCGGATGCGGTGCCCGTCACGCTGAAAATCCGCACCGGCTGGAACCGCGACAACAAGAACGCGCTGAGCGTCGCGCATCTGGCCGAAGACGCCGGCATTTCGATGCTCACGGTGCACGGCCGCACCCGCGCCGACCTGTATCACGGCGACGCCGAATACGAAACCATCGCCGCGGTGAAGGCCGCGGTGCGCATCCCGGTAGTCGCCAACGGCGACATCACCACGCCGCAGAAGGCCCGCGAGGTGCTCGCCGCTACCGGCGCCGACGCCATCATGATCGGCCGCGCGGCGCAGGGCCGCCCGTGGCTGTTCCGCGAGATCGAGCATTTCCTGCAAACCGGCGAGCTGTTGCCGCCGCCGCGCATCGACGAGATCCAGCAGGTGATGAACGAGCATCTCGAAGATCACTACGCGTTCTATGGCGAATTTACGGGCGTGCGCACTGCGCGCAAGCACATCGGCTGGTACACTCGCGGCCTTTCTGGCGCCAATGTGTTCCGGCACCGCATGAATACGCTGGACACGACGCGCGAACAACTTCTCGCCGTCAACGAGTTCTTCGACGCCCAAAAGGCGCTCTCCGACCGCCTCGTCTACGTGGAAGAGGATGTCAACCCGAACGGCGAGCCGGACCACTCCGACCGACTAGCAGCATGA
- a CDS encoding aminopeptidase P N-terminal domain-containing protein yields the protein MNQPNEPTLAIDVYRKRRERVLAALRAAGGGVAIVPTAPEVVRNRDADYPYRHDSYFYYLTGFTEPQGLLVLDASAGENGPASILFCRAKNAEREIWDGFRFGPEAAREAFGFDAAFAVEEIESQMPLILADKPALHYALGSSAQLDEQVRRWLDAVRAKGRSGVAAPAAAHDLLPLLDEMRLFKDSHELAIMRRAGEISALAHRHAMAASRAGVREYELEAELLYTFRKYGAQGPAYGSIVAAGANACVLHYAAGNTIAQDGDLILIDAACELDGYASDITRTFPANGRFTPAQRELYDIVLASQEAAVAATRPGAHFDDPHNAALRVLSQGLLDTGIIERGLFSSVDDVIEERAYAPFYMHRTSHWIGMDVHDCGDYRERGAPRDAQGALPSRILKPSMALTIEPGLYIRPAENVPEQYWNIGIRIEDDAVVTPDGCELLTRDVPVKADEIEALMQEAQAAAGAARQA from the coding sequence ATGAACCAGCCGAACGAACCCACTCTCGCCATCGACGTTTACCGCAAGCGCCGCGAGCGCGTGCTAGCTGCGCTGCGCGCGGCAGGCGGCGGCGTCGCCATCGTCCCCACCGCGCCCGAAGTGGTGCGCAACCGGGACGCCGACTATCCCTACCGGCACGACAGCTACTTCTACTACCTGACGGGCTTTACCGAGCCCCAAGGGCTGCTCGTGCTGGACGCCAGCGCGGGCGAGAACGGCCCGGCGTCGATCCTGTTCTGCCGCGCCAAGAATGCCGAGCGCGAGATCTGGGACGGCTTCCGCTTCGGTCCCGAGGCCGCCCGCGAGGCGTTCGGCTTCGACGCGGCGTTTGCGGTCGAGGAGATCGAGAGCCAGATGCCGCTCATCCTCGCGGACAAGCCGGCGCTGCACTACGCGCTCGGCAGCTCGGCCCAGCTCGACGAACAGGTGCGCCGCTGGCTCGACGCGGTGCGCGCCAAGGGCCGCAGCGGCGTCGCCGCGCCGGCCGCCGCGCACGACCTCCTGCCGCTCCTCGACGAGATGCGTCTCTTCAAGGACAGCCACGAACTGGCCATCATGCGCCGCGCCGGCGAGATCTCGGCGCTCGCGCATCGTCACGCCATGGCCGCGTCCCGCGCCGGCGTGCGCGAGTACGAACTCGAGGCCGAGCTGCTGTACACGTTCCGCAAATACGGCGCGCAAGGGCCGGCGTACGGCTCGATCGTCGCCGCCGGCGCCAATGCCTGCGTGCTGCATTACGCGGCGGGCAACACCATCGCACAAGACGGCGACCTGATCCTGATCGACGCCGCCTGCGAACTCGACGGCTACGCGTCGGACATCACCCGCACGTTCCCGGCGAACGGCCGCTTTACGCCGGCGCAACGCGAGCTGTACGACATCGTGCTCGCCTCGCAGGAAGCCGCGGTTGCCGCCACCCGCCCAGGCGCCCATTTCGACGACCCGCATAACGCGGCCTTGCGCGTGCTGTCGCAGGGGCTGCTCGACACGGGCATCATCGAGCGGGGGCTTTTCTCCTCGGTCGACGACGTGATCGAGGAACGCGCCTATGCGCCGTTCTACATGCACCGCACCAGCCACTGGATCGGCATGGACGTGCACGACTGCGGCGACTACCGGGAGCGCGGTGCGCCGCGCGATGCACAAGGCGCACTGCCTTCGCGCATCCTGAAGCCGTCGATGGCGCTGACGATCGAACCGGGGCTCTACATCCGCCCGGCAGAAAACGTCCCTGAGCAGTACTGGAACATCGGCATCCGCATCGAGGACGACGCGGTCGTCACACCGGACGGTTGCGAGCTGCTCACGCGCGACGTGCCGGTCAAGGCCGACGAAATCGAAGCGCTGATGCAGGAAGCGCAGGCTGCGGCCGGCGCTGCGCGGCAGGCGTGA
- the purH gene encoding bifunctional phosphoribosylaminoimidazolecarboxamide formyltransferase/IMP cyclohydrolase — MIKQALISVSDKSGIVDFAKSLSDLGVKILSTGGTAKLLADAGLAVTEVADYTGFPEMLDGRVKTLHPKVHGGILARRDLPEHMAALEKHDIPTIDLLVVNLYPFVQTVAKEECSLEDAIENIDIGGPTMLRSAAKNHRDVTVVVDPVDYAVVLEEMRANSNAVSYKTNFRLATKVFAHTAQYDGAITNYLTSLTEELQHASRNTYPATFNLAFDKVQDLRYGENPHQSAAFYRDLSVPAGALANYAQLQGKELSYNNIADSDAAWECVKTFDVPACVIVKHANPCGVAVGADAHEAYAKALQTDPTSAFGGIIAFNREVDEAAAQAVAKQFVEVLIAPSFSAAARQVFEAKKNVRLLEIALGEGHNAFDLKRVGGGLLVQSLDSHNVQPHELRVVTKRHPTPQEMDDLLFAWRVAKYVKSNAIVFCGNGMTLGVGAGQMSRVDSARIASIKAQNAGLTLAGSAVASDAFFPFRDGLDVVVAAGATAVIQPGGSMRDDEVVAAADEHNIAMVLTGVRHFRH, encoded by the coding sequence ATGATCAAGCAAGCGCTCATCTCCGTTTCCGACAAGTCCGGCATCGTCGATTTCGCCAAATCGCTGTCGGACCTCGGCGTCAAGATCCTGTCCACCGGCGGCACCGCGAAACTGCTCGCGGACGCGGGCCTCGCCGTCACTGAAGTGGCCGACTACACCGGCTTCCCGGAAATGCTCGACGGGCGCGTGAAAACGCTGCATCCGAAAGTGCACGGCGGCATCCTCGCGCGCCGCGACCTGCCGGAGCACATGGCAGCGCTTGAGAAGCACGATATTCCGACCATCGACCTGCTGGTCGTGAATCTGTACCCGTTCGTGCAGACGGTAGCGAAGGAAGAGTGCTCGCTGGAAGACGCGATCGAGAACATCGACATCGGCGGTCCGACCATGCTGCGCTCCGCGGCGAAGAATCATCGCGACGTAACGGTGGTAGTCGACCCTGTGGACTACGCGGTCGTGCTCGAAGAAATGCGCGCGAACAGCAACGCTGTGTCGTACAAGACGAACTTCCGTCTGGCCACCAAGGTGTTCGCGCACACCGCGCAGTACGACGGTGCGATCACGAACTACCTGACGAGCCTGACCGAAGAACTGCAGCATGCGTCGCGCAACACCTACCCTGCTACGTTCAATCTGGCCTTCGACAAGGTGCAGGACCTGCGCTACGGCGAAAACCCGCACCAGAGCGCCGCGTTCTATCGCGACCTGTCGGTGCCGGCCGGCGCGCTGGCGAACTACGCGCAGTTGCAAGGCAAGGAACTGTCGTACAACAACATCGCCGATTCCGATGCAGCATGGGAATGCGTGAAGACTTTCGACGTGCCGGCCTGTGTCATCGTCAAGCATGCGAATCCGTGCGGCGTGGCGGTGGGCGCCGATGCGCACGAAGCCTACGCCAAGGCGTTGCAAACCGATCCGACCTCGGCGTTCGGCGGCATCATCGCCTTCAACCGCGAAGTGGACGAGGCAGCGGCACAAGCGGTGGCCAAGCAGTTCGTCGAAGTGCTGATTGCGCCTTCGTTCAGCGCGGCAGCACGTCAGGTGTTCGAAGCGAAGAAGAATGTGCGTCTGCTGGAAATCGCGTTGGGCGAAGGCCATAACGCGTTCGACCTGAAGCGCGTGGGCGGCGGCCTGCTGGTGCAGTCGCTCGATTCGCACAACGTGCAGCCGCACGAACTGCGCGTCGTTACGAAGCGTCATCCGACGCCGCAGGAAATGGACGATCTGCTGTTCGCCTGGCGCGTGGCGAAGTATGTGAAGTCGAACGCTATCGTGTTCTGCGGCAACGGCATGACGCTCGGCGTCGGCGCAGGCCAGATGAGCCGCGTGGACTCGGCGCGGATTGCGAGCATCAAGGCGCAGAACGCGGGCTTGACGCTGGCAGGTTCGGCGGTGGCGTCGGACGCGTTCTTCCCGTTCCGCGATGGTCTCGATGTCGTGGTCGCCGCAGGCGCAACCGCCGTGATCCAGCCGGGCGGCTCGATGCGCGACGATGAAGTCGTCGCTGCCGCCGACGAGCACAACATTGCGATGGTGCTGACCGGCGTGCGTCACTTCCGGCATTGA